The Naumovozyma dairenensis CBS 421 chromosome 1, complete genome genome includes a region encoding these proteins:
- the SIZ1 gene encoding SUMO ligase SIZ1 (similar to Saccharomyces cerevisiae SIZ1 (YDR409W) and NFI1 (YOR156C); ancestral locus Anc_5.509), which yields MDNFEGSDRVLVQQVQLESQKVITKIELLKVKELKPLSKAVGLGVSFRKPQLQEALRKFILESQSPDIWKPKTVSVLIDKIHSGEELPSYETLYSQLRHNITPIRGSSPSAVAVASSSPQSSYSEKPAVPPLHFKESPFFKLKRLIPQTAQPVKKIGGRGIALAKFRLSPHDYELLSKTNKYKLYLFCAKVNELGSRGNEFIEFPTHCEVRFNNVRVPDNVKGLKNKPGTTKPADLTPYIRNQNQENILQLIYAMTTSEYRIYCYVVELVPPEDLLQQVLAHPKIIRQATLYYLANELNEDNGDDLITTSIVMSLQCPISYTKMNYPAKSIICKHLQCFDALWFLHSQWQVPTWQCPICTIKIELKDLAICEFVEDILKNSGDEVEQVELAADGRWTAFDEEDPKNQQKKPIIQQSKVKMENDGCDQMIPEKQEDNSPREMSKENLDKDRNINVHGGVEIITLESESEDEQDEQERGQEQQPEPIEEEENQERITETLPRLSTERTVLNKHLSTVESSSVPMRQEVTTPKIRSHQENSINFIQRPESHISNESEQSQLVRVGDEYNSNMRGGSSSVSTPIHTHHNGVRPIPTFLENGSSSEVPNRVTGVRYPSSTSTVVITRGNTVVPSSTDDNTYQQLANGRNAEEMNQVTLPPFASFACDTFP from the coding sequence ATGGATAACTTCGAAGGTTCTGACCGTGTTTTGGTACAGCAAGTACAATTAGAAAGCCAGAAAGTGATTACCAAAATTGAACTGCTAAAagttaaagaattaaaacCACTTTCAAAAGCAGTAGGACTTGGTGTTTCTTTTAGAAAACCTCAACTACAAGAAGCGCTAAGGAAATTTATACTGGAATCACAATCACCTGATATATGGAAACCTAAAACTGTTTCAgttttaattgataaaatacATAGTGGAGAAGAACTACCGTCTTACGAGACGTTATATTCACAGCTACGGCATAATATTACACCAATTCGTGGTTCATCTCCATCAGCAGTAGCAGTAGCATCGTCATCTCCACAATCCAGTTACTCAGAAAAACCTGCTGTTCCTCCTTTACATTTCAAAGAATCACCATTTTTCAAGTTGAAAAGACTGATACCACAAACAGCCCAACCTGTGAAGAAAATTGGTGGAAGAGGTATTGCACTGGCAAAATTTCGCTTATCACCTCATGATTATGAATTACTATCAAAAACTAATAAATACAAACTCTACTTATTTTGTGCAAAGGTAAATGAATTAGGATCAAGAGGGAACGAATTCATAGAGTTCCCAACACATTGTGAAGTTAGATTCAACAACGTTCGTGTACCTGATAATGTGAAAggtttgaaaaataaaccaGGAACTACAAAACCAGCTGATTTGACTCCATATATtagaaatcaaaatcaagaaaatatcttACAATTGATATATGCAATGACCACTTCAGaatatagaatatattgttACGTAGTGGAATTGGTGCCGCCAGAAGATTTACTTCAACAGGTTTTGGCACATCCAAAAATTATCAGACAAGCTACTTTATATTATCTTGCTAACgaattgaatgaagataatgGTGATGATTTGATAACGACATCCATCGTAATGAGTTTGCAATGTCCCATATCATATACTAAAATGAATTATCCTGccaaatcaataatatgTAAACATCTACAATGTTTTGATGCGTTATGGTTTTTACATTCTCAATGGCAAGTGCCCACTTGGCAATGCCCCATTTGTACTATCAAGATAGAGTTAAAGGATTTGGCAATCTGTGAGTTTGTGGAAGATATACTGAAAAATTCAGGTGATGAAGTGGAACAAGTAGAATTGGCTGCTGATGGTAGATGGACAGCATTCGATGAAGAGGATCCCAAGAATCAACAAAAGAAACCTATAATTCAGCAATCGAAGGTCAAGATGGAAAATGATGGATGTGATCAAATGATACCGGAAAAGCAAGAAGATAACTCTCCTCGAGAAATGTCAAAAGAAAACCTGGATAAAGATCGTAATATAAATGTACATGGTGGAGTGGAAATAATAACGTTAGAAAGCGAAAGTGAAGATGAACAGGATGAACAGGAACGGGGACAAGAACAGCAACCGGAACCTATcgaagaagaggaaaatCAAGAACGAATTACTGAAACATTACCTCGCCTATCTACAGAAAGAACCGTACTTAACAAACACTTATCTACAGTCGAATCATCGTCTGTTCCAATGAGACAGGAAGTCACAACACCTAAGATCAGATCCCATCAAGAAAATAGCATCAATTTCATACAAAGGCCAGAAAGTCATATATCTAATGAATCCGAACAATCGCAACTAGTAAGGGTAGGAGACGAATATAACAGCAATATGAGAGGCGGAAGTTCTTCTGTATCAACGCCGATACACACTCACCACAATGGTGTGAGACCGATACCGACATTCCTCGAAAATGGCTCTAGCTCTGAAGTGCCAAATAGAGTTACCGGTGTCCGGTACCCATCGTCCACCTCAACTGTTGTGATAACAAGAGGTAATACTGTAGTTCCATCTTCAACAGATGACAACACATATCAACAATTGGCCAACGGAAGAAATGCTGAAGAGATGAATCAAGTTACTTTACCTCCCTTTGCCAGCTTTGCCTGTGACACGTTCCCGTGA